A region from the Arthrobacter gengyunqii genome encodes:
- a CDS encoding bifunctional metallophosphatase/5'-nucleotidase: protein MLFPFTRRLGAATAVTAAIALTFVSMAPAAAKPPHHGGKDQTTTVTVLGTSDLHGYIENWDYFKNGEYDDAASNDVGLAKISTLVDTVRADRGKASTLLIDAGDTIQGTSLTDYFANTEPITETGEIHPIAAAMNAMDYDAAALGNHEFNYGLDLLRKFESQLDFPLLGANAVDAQSGKPAFTPYIIKTVKTKGSKPVKVGILGLTNPGVAIWDKNNVDGKLTFPGIVEQAQKYVPKMKARGADVVVVSAHSGTSGTSSYGSELPLENASTQLAETVPGIDAVLVGHAHQEIPERFVTNKTTGDQVLLTEPLNWGMRLSVMDFELKKVRGQWDVTSASASLLNANTVEADPEISNLVAEQHQRVIDYVNTPIGTATESMPAAESRYRDTAVMDFVNSVQAQAVDRALDGGPSADLPVLSLVAPFSRTAEIPAGPVTIRDLAGLYVFPNTLFGVEMTGAQIKDYLEYSAKYFVQTAPGAAVDPATLTNADGTPDYNYDMMSGVDYDIDISRPVGERIVNLSFNGAPVDPAQRFAVATNNYRQSGGGNFPHISTAPVLVNQQTEIRQLLIDYVVAQGTVDPADFAENNWRLVRDGVPVFD, encoded by the coding sequence ATGCTGTTTCCATTCACTCGACGGCTGGGTGCTGCCACCGCAGTTACCGCCGCCATCGCACTGACATTCGTTTCAATGGCCCCGGCTGCCGCCAAGCCCCCGCACCATGGCGGCAAGGACCAGACAACCACCGTCACGGTCCTGGGCACTTCGGACCTGCACGGCTACATCGAGAACTGGGATTACTTCAAGAACGGCGAGTACGACGACGCCGCCTCCAACGACGTCGGACTGGCCAAGATCTCCACCCTGGTGGACACGGTCCGGGCCGACCGTGGGAAAGCATCCACCCTGCTGATCGACGCGGGCGACACTATCCAGGGCACCTCGCTGACCGACTACTTTGCCAACACTGAACCGATTACCGAGACCGGGGAAATCCACCCAATAGCTGCGGCCATGAATGCGATGGATTATGACGCAGCAGCACTGGGCAACCATGAATTCAATTACGGGCTGGATCTGCTGAGGAAGTTTGAAAGCCAGCTGGACTTCCCGCTGCTCGGAGCAAATGCAGTGGATGCTCAGTCCGGAAAGCCGGCATTCACGCCGTACATCATCAAAACGGTGAAGACAAAGGGCAGCAAGCCCGTGAAGGTCGGCATCCTGGGCCTCACCAACCCCGGGGTGGCCATTTGGGACAAAAACAATGTCGACGGAAAGCTCACGTTCCCGGGAATTGTGGAACAGGCACAGAAATACGTGCCGAAAATGAAGGCACGCGGTGCGGACGTCGTGGTGGTCAGCGCCCACTCCGGAACCTCGGGAACCTCCTCCTACGGCTCCGAGCTGCCCCTGGAGAACGCGTCCACGCAGCTGGCCGAAACAGTCCCCGGCATCGACGCCGTCCTGGTGGGACACGCCCATCAGGAAATCCCGGAACGCTTCGTCACCAACAAGACCACCGGAGACCAGGTGCTGCTGACCGAGCCGCTGAACTGGGGCATGCGCCTGTCCGTCATGGACTTTGAATTAAAAAAGGTGCGCGGCCAATGGGACGTGACCTCGGCGTCGGCGTCTCTGCTGAATGCCAACACCGTTGAGGCGGATCCCGAAATTTCCAACCTCGTGGCCGAACAGCACCAACGGGTCATTGACTACGTCAATACGCCCATCGGAACGGCCACCGAGTCCATGCCTGCGGCAGAGTCGCGCTACCGCGACACGGCTGTCATGGACTTCGTGAACTCCGTTCAGGCCCAAGCGGTGGACCGGGCGCTCGACGGCGGCCCCAGCGCCGATCTGCCGGTGCTCTCGCTGGTGGCGCCCTTCAGCCGCACCGCGGAAATCCCTGCCGGTCCGGTGACCATCCGCGATCTGGCCGGGCTGTATGTCTTCCCGAACACCCTCTTCGGTGTCGAGATGACGGGTGCTCAGATCAAGGACTACCTGGAGTATTCGGCGAAGTACTTCGTCCAGACGGCGCCGGGTGCCGCAGTGGATCCCGCCACTCTGACCAACGCAGACGGCACCCCGGACTACAACTACGACATGATGTCCGGCGTTGATTATGACATCGACATCAGCCGCCCGGTGGGGGAGCGCATCGTCAACCTGAGCTTCAACGGTGCTCCGGTGGATCCGGCGCAGCGGTTTGCGGTAGCTACGAATAACTACCGGCAGTCCGGCGGCGGCAACTTCCCGCACATCTCCACCGCGCCGGTACTGGTGAACCAGCAGACGGAAATCCGCCAGCTGCTCATCGACTACGTGGTGGCCCAGGGAACCGTTGACCCGGCGGACTTCGCCGAGAACAACTGGCGCCTGGTGCGCGATGGGGTGCCCGTGTTCGACTAA
- a CDS encoding SRPBCC domain-containing protein → MPSAASTETIYSTALASPPEDVWRALTASNVPRSWMWNSSLRGTMEPGSDYALHADGNNLIVGSVEVADAPYRLVLTFDARWDDRVANEPAGELEYLITPMGERECMFSVRLSGLTGATADAVEQDTPQLYSRFKSWLEQSDAG, encoded by the coding sequence ATGCCCTCCGCCGCATCCACAGAAACCATTTACTCCACGGCTTTGGCCTCCCCGCCCGAGGACGTGTGGCGTGCACTGACGGCCTCCAATGTTCCGCGCAGCTGGATGTGGAATTCCAGCCTGCGCGGAACCATGGAGCCGGGAAGTGATTATGCCCTGCACGCGGACGGCAACAACCTCATCGTCGGGTCAGTCGAGGTGGCCGACGCCCCGTACCGGCTGGTCCTGACCTTTGATGCCCGATGGGATGACCGGGTGGCTAATGAGCCCGCCGGTGAGCTGGAGTACCTGATCACGCCGATGGGCGAACGGGAATGCATGTTTAGTGTCCGGCTGTCGGGACTGACCGGCGCCACAGCCGATGCCGTGGAACAGGACACCCCTCAGCTGTACTCCAGGTTCAAGTCCTGGTTGGAGCAGAGCGACGCCGGCTGA
- a CDS encoding immune inhibitor A domain-containing protein: MRQAAVLAVSSALLLTPMAAVAAPSHEPAPGSGTVSGAPDAEGQMSRIDDRPDQAADERRALNQQAVEKVIRGEAQPKTRGGSQSVQVAPGQWAEYGLEDSDQILSFLIGFGDQSDPRFPNSAPGPSQNQIPEPDRSADNSTYWEPKFDREHYQDMFFDPQEESMKTLFEELSSGRYTVDGDVSDWVTVPYSSASYGETESQTDMTRFVQDAADAWYDAQLEAGKSAADIETYLATFDQWDRYDYNNNGNFDEPDGYIDHFQAIHAGEGEEAGAPSSAIWSHRWSVGQAGRGTQGPAMNLYGGIRIGDSSLWIRDYTTEPENGGLGVFAHEYAHDLGLPDLYDTAGGDNGTGFWTLMSSGSWLGHGDGSIGTTPNHMGAWEKLQLGWLDYDVAATGKKSTHMLGPSYHATKKQQALVVTLPRDAQGNGRYYIAENRQYIGYDTTLKTGPYNFGWAVSAPDTVEHYPYQNGLLITYWNAGQRNNNTAQHPGAGLVLPVDSHPQSLVWSDGAFARNRIQSFDATFGKEATDPISLHRETAAGMTTLNVPSRPGVAVFDDTNPNAYYDPANPQASVVVAGTGTKIQVIQSNPKGMMTVRVN; encoded by the coding sequence TTGCGGCAGGCGGCTGTGCTGGCCGTCAGCAGTGCGCTTCTGCTCACTCCCATGGCTGCTGTTGCGGCCCCGTCCCACGAACCGGCTCCAGGCAGCGGCACCGTTTCAGGTGCCCCGGACGCTGAGGGGCAGATGTCCCGGATCGATGACCGGCCTGACCAGGCTGCCGATGAGCGGCGGGCGCTGAACCAGCAGGCGGTGGAAAAGGTTATCCGCGGCGAGGCCCAGCCCAAGACCCGCGGCGGCTCACAGTCCGTGCAGGTGGCCCCGGGGCAATGGGCCGAGTACGGACTTGAAGACAGCGACCAGATCCTGTCCTTCCTCATCGGCTTCGGCGACCAGTCCGATCCGCGTTTCCCGAATTCTGCACCGGGACCTTCACAGAACCAAATTCCCGAACCGGACCGGAGCGCGGACAACTCGACCTATTGGGAGCCGAAGTTCGACCGCGAGCATTATCAGGACATGTTCTTCGATCCGCAGGAAGAGTCCATGAAGACCCTCTTCGAGGAGCTTTCCAGCGGCCGGTACACGGTGGACGGTGACGTCAGCGATTGGGTGACTGTGCCCTACAGCTCGGCCAGCTACGGCGAGACCGAGAGCCAGACGGACATGACCCGCTTCGTGCAGGACGCTGCAGACGCCTGGTACGACGCCCAGCTCGAGGCCGGCAAGTCGGCAGCCGATATCGAGACGTATTTGGCCACGTTCGATCAGTGGGACCGCTACGACTACAACAACAACGGCAACTTCGACGAGCCCGACGGCTACATTGACCACTTCCAGGCAATCCATGCCGGCGAGGGCGAAGAAGCCGGTGCGCCGTCGTCGGCCATCTGGTCCCACCGCTGGTCCGTGGGACAGGCGGGGCGCGGCACCCAGGGGCCGGCAATGAATCTCTACGGCGGCATCAGGATCGGCGATTCCAGCCTGTGGATCCGGGACTACACCACCGAGCCCGAAAACGGCGGACTGGGTGTTTTCGCCCACGAGTATGCCCACGACCTGGGCCTGCCGGACCTTTATGACACCGCCGGCGGTGACAACGGCACCGGCTTCTGGACTCTCATGAGTTCCGGATCGTGGCTGGGCCACGGCGACGGTTCCATTGGCACCACACCAAACCACATGGGCGCCTGGGAGAAACTGCAGCTCGGCTGGCTCGACTATGACGTTGCCGCCACCGGAAAGAAATCCACGCACATGCTCGGCCCGTCCTACCACGCGACCAAGAAGCAGCAGGCGCTGGTGGTCACGCTGCCTCGTGATGCGCAGGGCAACGGCCGGTATTACATCGCGGAGAATCGCCAGTACATCGGTTATGACACAACGCTGAAAACCGGCCCGTACAACTTTGGCTGGGCAGTCAGTGCGCCGGACACGGTGGAGCACTATCCGTACCAAAACGGGCTGCTGATCACCTACTGGAACGCCGGACAGCGCAACAACAACACCGCACAGCATCCCGGTGCGGGCCTGGTGCTTCCCGTGGATTCACATCCCCAGAGCCTGGTCTGGTCCGACGGCGCCTTTGCCCGCAACCGAATCCAGAGCTTTGATGCGACCTTCGGCAAGGAAGCGACCGACCCGATCAGCCTGCACCGCGAGACGGCGGCCGGCATGACCACACTCAACGTTCCGTCCCGGCCCGGCGTCGCCGTCTTCGATGACACCAACCCGAATGCCTACTACGATCCGGCCAACCCCCAGGCCAGCGTGGTGGTGGCCGGAACCGGCACCAAGATCCAGGTCATCCAGAGCAATCCCAAGGGAATGATGACCGTACGGGTTAACTAG
- a CDS encoding HRDC domain-containing protein yields the protein MTAQIPGSPTHTTSTDPNAEPDALPLLEAPKDGVPLVIDTPRGLERAAKALAAGTGPAGVDAERASGFRYGQRAFLVQIRREGSGTWLIDPEPFDNLDIINDALQGVEWILHAATQDLPCLSELGMWPDKLFDTELAARLAGLPRVGLAAVIENLLGFTLAKEHSAADWSTRPLPEPWLRYAALDVEVLAELRIELIKVLDDAGKLAFAEQEFEAIRTAPPSAPRVDPWRRTSGMHQLRDRRQLAAVRELWTEREHLAENRDTAPGRLIPDSAIVAAARAMPTTVPQLLGTPGFHGRAAQKEAPRWLRCISAARSTTDLPPLHIPTHAPPPPRVWAKNDPEAAARLQTAKPRLAAVAEQLNLPIENLLTPDTLRRVAWRPPAQINLDTISSALRNLGAREWQVEQTAAVLTVAFLDPDPLVEKEKDTAGSR from the coding sequence ATGACCGCGCAGATACCCGGCTCCCCCACGCACACCACTTCCACTGACCCGAACGCCGAGCCGGATGCGCTCCCGCTGCTGGAAGCACCCAAGGACGGGGTGCCGCTCGTCATTGACACGCCCCGCGGACTGGAACGGGCGGCCAAGGCACTCGCGGCCGGCACGGGACCTGCCGGCGTCGACGCCGAACGAGCCTCAGGCTTCCGTTACGGGCAGCGCGCCTTTTTGGTCCAGATCCGCCGGGAAGGCTCCGGCACCTGGCTGATCGATCCGGAACCGTTCGACAATCTGGACATCATCAACGATGCACTGCAGGGCGTGGAATGGATCCTGCATGCCGCCACCCAGGACCTGCCCTGCCTGTCCGAACTGGGCATGTGGCCCGACAAGCTCTTCGACACGGAACTCGCCGCACGGTTGGCGGGACTGCCGCGCGTCGGCCTGGCCGCCGTCATCGAAAACCTGCTCGGCTTCACCCTGGCCAAGGAGCATTCGGCAGCCGACTGGTCCACCCGCCCGCTGCCGGAACCGTGGCTGCGCTACGCAGCCCTGGACGTTGAGGTGCTCGCGGAACTGCGGATTGAGCTCATCAAGGTGCTCGACGACGCCGGGAAGCTCGCCTTCGCGGAACAGGAGTTTGAAGCCATCCGCACCGCACCGCCGTCGGCCCCCCGCGTGGACCCGTGGCGGCGCACCAGCGGCATGCACCAGCTGCGCGACCGCCGGCAGCTGGCCGCAGTCCGCGAACTGTGGACCGAACGCGAGCACCTGGCAGAGAACCGCGACACCGCACCGGGCCGGCTCATTCCCGACTCGGCCATTGTGGCCGCGGCACGGGCCATGCCCACCACGGTTCCGCAGCTGCTGGGCACTCCGGGCTTTCACGGACGAGCCGCGCAGAAGGAAGCACCGCGCTGGCTGCGCTGCATTTCGGCAGCCCGGTCCACCACAGACCTGCCGCCGCTGCACATCCCGACCCATGCGCCGCCGCCTCCACGGGTCTGGGCCAAGAATGATCCGGAGGCAGCAGCCCGCCTCCAAACGGCAAAGCCGCGCCTGGCAGCAGTCGCCGAGCAGCTGAATCTGCCGATCGAGAATCTCCTGACCCCGGATACCCTCCGACGCGTCGCCTGGCGTCCCCCGGCACAGATCAACCTGGACACCATCAGCTCAGCGCTGAGAAACCTCGGCGCCCGGGAATGGCAGGTGGAGCAGACGGCCGCTGTGCTCACCGTGGCCTTCCTGGATCCGGATCCGCTGGTGGAGAAGGAAAAGGACACCGCGGGTTCACGGTAG
- a CDS encoding DUF3000 domain-containing protein produces MGDLSQVPPDFLKALGSLRRAQCRPELHLNEIPAPARLAPFAVSLGAEVLASGPLARDEGLGHGPSGIVVPEQTELAAGRFILLHDPEGSDVWNGTFRIVTYIRAELEPDMGNDELVGSVAWTWLVEALQEHHAGYSNAGGTATRILSESYGTLAGRGDAIDIELRASWTPDAADVQAHLEAWSDMVCTFAGLPPLPEGVTPLPRVRRS; encoded by the coding sequence ATCGGTGACTTATCACAAGTACCCCCAGACTTCCTGAAAGCCCTCGGTTCCCTGCGGCGTGCGCAGTGCCGTCCTGAGCTGCACCTGAACGAGATTCCGGCGCCGGCCCGGCTGGCGCCGTTCGCGGTGTCGCTCGGTGCCGAGGTCCTGGCAAGCGGCCCGCTGGCACGCGACGAAGGACTCGGCCACGGGCCGTCCGGAATCGTCGTTCCGGAGCAGACCGAGCTGGCGGCAGGCCGCTTCATCCTGCTGCATGACCCCGAGGGGTCCGATGTGTGGAACGGAACCTTCCGAATCGTGACCTACATCCGAGCCGAGCTGGAACCGGATATGGGCAACGACGAACTTGTTGGCTCCGTCGCCTGGACCTGGCTGGTGGAAGCCCTGCAGGAACACCATGCCGGATATTCCAACGCCGGCGGAACGGCCACCCGCATCCTCTCGGAAAGCTACGGAACGCTGGCCGGACGAGGCGACGCCATCGATATTGAGCTGCGTGCCTCCTGGACTCCGGATGCCGCTGACGTCCAAGCACATTTGGAGGCCTGGTCGGACATGGTCTGCACGTTCGCCGGCCTCCCTCCCCTGCCCGAGGGCGTGACTCCGCTGCCCCGGGTGCGCCGAAGCTAG
- a CDS encoding threonine aldolase family protein — MTNISPLHDISIRAFASDNYSGVHPEILDALTAANQGHQVAYGEDVYTAKLREVLAFHFGSQMRAFPVFNGTGANVTALQSLLPRWGAVICASTAHINVDENGAPERIGGMKLLQIPAADGKLTPELIDQEAWGWGDEHRAQPLAVSITQSTELGTLYTVEEITAIAEHCHKHGMLLHMDGARLGNAAAALGVGMGAMTTDAGVDILSLGGTKNGMMYGECIVSLNPEASPGLDYLRKMNMQLASKMRFISAQFVTLYEDDLWLRSASHANAMAQRLRAAVEKIDGVELTQPTESNAVFAKLPAGVADRLRSSFRFYDWDQATGEVRWMCTFDTSEADVDAFAEAIAREVAADPEAPGTLPAG; from the coding sequence GTGACCAACATTTCCCCCCTGCATGACATATCCATCCGCGCGTTTGCCTCCGACAACTACTCCGGAGTCCATCCCGAGATCCTGGACGCACTGACCGCCGCGAATCAGGGCCATCAGGTGGCCTACGGTGAAGACGTCTACACGGCCAAGCTCCGCGAGGTGCTGGCCTTCCACTTCGGCTCGCAGATGCGTGCCTTCCCCGTGTTCAACGGCACCGGCGCCAACGTGACTGCCCTGCAGTCGCTGCTGCCGCGCTGGGGCGCCGTCATTTGTGCCTCCACCGCCCACATCAATGTGGATGAAAACGGCGCGCCCGAACGGATCGGCGGCATGAAGCTGCTGCAGATCCCCGCCGCGGACGGCAAGCTGACGCCCGAGCTGATTGACCAGGAAGCCTGGGGCTGGGGTGATGAGCACCGTGCCCAGCCGCTGGCCGTGTCCATCACGCAGTCCACCGAACTCGGCACCCTGTACACGGTGGAGGAAATCACCGCCATCGCCGAGCACTGCCACAAGCACGGCATGCTCCTGCACATGGACGGTGCCCGGCTGGGCAATGCCGCCGCAGCGCTGGGTGTGGGCATGGGCGCCATGACCACCGACGCCGGTGTGGACATCCTGTCCCTGGGCGGCACCAAGAACGGCATGATGTACGGCGAGTGCATAGTGTCGCTGAACCCGGAGGCCTCCCCCGGCCTGGATTACCTGCGCAAGATGAACATGCAGCTGGCCTCCAAGATGCGCTTTATTTCCGCCCAGTTCGTCACGCTGTATGAAGACGACTTGTGGCTGCGGTCGGCTTCCCACGCCAACGCCATGGCGCAGCGGCTGCGCGCAGCGGTGGAGAAGATCGACGGCGTGGAGCTGACCCAGCCCACCGAGTCCAACGCTGTCTTCGCCAAACTGCCGGCCGGCGTTGCGGACCGCCTGCGCTCCTCGTTCCGGTTCTACGACTGGGACCAGGCGACCGGCGAGGTGCGCTGGATGTGCACCTTCGATACCTCTGAAGCCGACGTCGATGCCTTCGCTGAAGCGATTGCCCGCGAGGTTGCTGCGGACCCCGAGGCTCCCGGGACGCTGCCGGCCGGTTAG
- a CDS encoding SDR family NAD(P)-dependent oxidoreductase, producing MSTTPATGTSASDQSMRGRTVLVAGAASASGVAVCKALEAAGAKVVAVGRDAARLENTLFDLLDADLRTCDLSRPGDVDALSQDLQEMYGGIDGLIHLVGGWRGGGGITGQKEDDWDFLQTNILQTLRNVSRSFYDQLAASDDGRLAIVSSTSVDSPTAGGAGYAAAKAAAEAWVQAIAQGFRRAQSGAKENAQPQHSAAVVFVVKALVDDAMRSAEPDRDFSTYTDVQALADAAVGLFCQDAAQLNGQRISLVPQS from the coding sequence ATGAGCACAACGCCGGCCACCGGAACGTCCGCCTCTGACCAGTCCATGCGGGGCCGTACCGTTCTGGTGGCCGGCGCAGCTTCCGCCTCCGGCGTCGCCGTCTGTAAAGCGCTGGAAGCGGCCGGAGCGAAGGTAGTGGCCGTGGGCCGCGACGCCGCCCGGCTCGAAAACACCCTCTTTGACCTGCTCGACGCCGATCTGCGCACCTGCGACCTTTCCCGTCCCGGCGACGTGGACGCCCTCTCCCAGGATCTGCAGGAAATGTACGGCGGCATCGACGGGCTTATCCATCTGGTGGGCGGCTGGCGCGGCGGCGGCGGCATAACCGGCCAGAAGGAAGATGACTGGGATTTCCTGCAGACCAACATCCTGCAGACCCTGCGCAACGTCAGCCGCAGTTTCTATGACCAGCTGGCAGCGTCCGACGACGGCAGGCTCGCCATCGTTTCCTCCACCTCCGTGGACTCCCCCACCGCCGGAGGCGCCGGGTACGCCGCAGCCAAGGCCGCGGCAGAAGCCTGGGTGCAGGCGATTGCGCAGGGCTTCCGCCGCGCGCAGTCCGGCGCCAAGGAAAACGCTCAGCCGCAGCACTCGGCCGCCGTCGTGTTCGTGGTCAAGGCCCTCGTGGACGACGCCATGCGCTCGGCCGAACCGGACAGGGATTTCAGCACCTACACCGACGTGCAGGCTCTGGCCGACGCCGCTGTCGGGCTCTTTTGCCAGGATGCCGCGCAGCTGAACGGACAGCGCATCTCGCTGGTTCCGCAGTCCTGA
- a CDS encoding DUF6421 family protein, which translates to MSVHAYPSLSHPGFATVPAGSAPENSEAWQALKQAATDLQPLQNKNGSVDPENRSAAEELIAVIAAAVEALAPAFEHDAEYLALVVSDLGRWVADGLGEPDFLDSLLAFAPQLDRTDGLQHLVLFPMYTQNGSTNRFVEAVLIEVVWPEFIGELEAGEYSNKLFVPIRFLDFTPGYDTNSAVLFPESVAVRETPTFTWGAIFADREAARFRRVLRAAAEITSLQLPADAAALLDDQKLAQDTFVMWDLIHDRTHMRGDLPFDPFMIKQRMPYFLYSLEELRCDLTAFREAVKIEKDEDASPEARKHATLVQYAVIFDRIFRFAITGNRVRNYDGLGGQLLFAWMHQNHVLHWTDGKLSIDWEDVADVVVRLGANIEDLYWRSIDRPKTAHWFAAYDLVSATLTPNPASVWAKGPDALPLDGPPRGLTDQVLDDEFPLSMFYEALSKKMAPVIESTSGITGSSN; encoded by the coding sequence ATGTCTGTCCACGCGTACCCCTCGCTTTCCCACCCCGGCTTTGCCACAGTTCCCGCCGGGAGTGCACCGGAAAACTCCGAGGCCTGGCAGGCACTGAAGCAAGCCGCCACCGACCTGCAGCCGCTGCAGAACAAGAACGGCTCGGTCGATCCGGAAAACCGCAGTGCAGCCGAAGAACTCATTGCCGTGATCGCCGCCGCCGTGGAAGCACTGGCCCCGGCCTTCGAGCACGACGCCGAATACCTGGCCCTGGTGGTCAGTGACCTTGGGCGCTGGGTTGCCGATGGTCTGGGCGAACCGGACTTCCTGGATTCCCTGCTCGCATTCGCCCCGCAGTTGGACCGCACGGACGGCCTGCAGCACTTGGTCCTGTTCCCCATGTACACGCAGAACGGCTCCACCAACCGCTTCGTGGAGGCAGTGCTGATCGAGGTTGTCTGGCCGGAGTTCATCGGCGAGCTGGAGGCCGGCGAGTACTCCAACAAGCTCTTCGTGCCGATCCGCTTCCTGGACTTCACCCCCGGCTACGACACGAACTCCGCGGTACTCTTCCCCGAATCCGTGGCCGTCCGGGAGACCCCCACCTTCACCTGGGGTGCCATCTTCGCCGACCGTGAGGCCGCCCGTTTCCGCCGGGTCCTGCGCGCCGCAGCGGAGATCACCTCGCTGCAGCTGCCGGCGGATGCCGCTGCGCTGCTGGATGACCAGAAGCTGGCGCAGGACACCTTTGTCATGTGGGACCTGATCCACGACCGCACCCATATGCGCGGCGACCTCCCCTTTGATCCGTTCATGATCAAGCAGCGCATGCCGTACTTCCTCTACTCCCTGGAGGAACTGCGCTGCGACCTCACGGCCTTCCGTGAAGCCGTGAAGATCGAAAAGGACGAGGACGCTTCCCCGGAAGCCCGCAAACATGCCACGCTGGTGCAGTACGCGGTGATCTTTGACCGGATCTTCCGGTTCGCCATTACAGGCAACCGGGTGCGCAATTATGACGGCCTCGGAGGGCAGCTGCTGTTCGCCTGGATGCACCAGAACCACGTCCTGCACTGGACCGACGGCAAACTGAGCATCGACTGGGAAGACGTGGCCGACGTCGTTGTCCGCCTGGGTGCGAACATCGAGGACCTCTACTGGCGCTCCATTGACCGGCCGAAGACCGCCCACTGGTTTGCCGCCTACGATCTGGTGTCCGCTACGCTGACGCCGAACCCGGCCTCCGTTTGGGCCAAGGGTCCGGACGCCCTGCCGCTGGACGGGCCGCCGCGCGGGCTCACCGACCAGGTGCTGGACGACGAATTTCCGCTGTCCATGTTCTACGAAGCGCTGTCCAAAAAGATGGCCCCGGTCATCGAGTCCACGTCGGGAATCACAGGGAGTTCGAACTAA
- a CDS encoding peptide chain release factor 3 translates to MVRESTRRRTFAVISHPDAGKSTLTEALALHARVIGTAGATNGKENRRETVSDWMQMEKDRGISISSTALQFAYRDTVINLLDTPGHADFSEDTYRVLAAVDCAVMLVDAAKGLETQTMKLFEVCRARNLPIITVINKWDRPGLDPLALMDEITERTGLTPMPLTWAVGIAGDFRGVWDLQKDEYVHFERQNSGASLAKEEHLSPEDALAREGDVWEDSLGEAELVIDGRDFDRQAFLDAKATPILFSSAALNFGVKQILDALVDLAPSAGPREDKDGGLRPVEAPFSGFVFKVQAGMNKAHRDHVAFIRVCSGIFERGMVVTHSNTGKTFATKYAQHLFGREREVIDQAYPGDVVGLVNASALRVGDSLYVEEPVEYPPIPFFSPEHFRVARSKDPSRYKQFRRGIDQLEHEGIIQVLRSDRRGDQAPVLAAVGPMQFEVVEDRMTQDFNAPMRYEQLSYSLARITTADAAEILSNVHGAEVLVRTDGAHVAVFNDIWALRRVEKNHPEVSLTVIGTESPNSRGY, encoded by the coding sequence ATTGTCCGCGAGTCCACCCGCCGCCGCACCTTCGCCGTGATCTCGCACCCCGACGCCGGTAAGTCCACACTGACCGAGGCGCTGGCCCTGCACGCCCGCGTGATCGGCACGGCAGGCGCCACCAACGGCAAGGAAAACCGCCGCGAGACGGTCTCCGACTGGATGCAGATGGAAAAGGACCGCGGCATCTCCATCAGCTCCACGGCACTGCAGTTCGCGTACCGGGACACGGTCATCAACCTGCTCGACACCCCGGGGCACGCCGACTTCTCCGAGGACACCTACCGTGTGCTGGCCGCCGTCGACTGCGCCGTCATGCTGGTGGACGCAGCCAAGGGCCTGGAAACACAGACCATGAAGCTGTTCGAGGTCTGCCGCGCCCGCAACCTGCCGATCATCACCGTGATCAACAAGTGGGACCGCCCGGGCCTGGATCCCCTGGCCCTCATGGACGAGATCACCGAACGCACCGGACTCACCCCCATGCCCCTGACCTGGGCCGTTGGCATTGCCGGCGACTTCCGCGGCGTCTGGGACCTGCAGAAGGACGAATACGTCCACTTCGAACGGCAGAACTCCGGCGCCTCGCTGGCCAAGGAAGAACACCTCAGCCCCGAAGACGCCCTCGCCCGCGAAGGCGACGTGTGGGAGGACTCCCTGGGCGAAGCCGAGCTGGTCATTGACGGGCGCGACTTTGACCGGCAGGCGTTCCTTGACGCCAAGGCCACCCCCATCCTGTTCTCTTCCGCCGCACTGAACTTCGGCGTGAAGCAGATCCTGGACGCACTGGTGGATCTAGCACCGTCTGCAGGACCGCGCGAAGACAAGGACGGCGGCCTGCGCCCGGTCGAGGCCCCCTTCTCCGGCTTTGTGTTCAAGGTCCAGGCCGGAATGAACAAGGCCCACCGCGACCACGTCGCCTTCATCCGCGTCTGCTCCGGCATCTTTGAGCGCGGCATGGTGGTGACGCATTCCAACACCGGCAAGACCTTCGCTACCAAGTACGCCCAGCACCTGTTCGGCCGTGAGCGCGAAGTGATCGACCAGGCCTACCCGGGCGACGTCGTCGGGCTCGTCAATGCCTCCGCCCTGCGCGTGGGCGACAGCCTGTATGTGGAGGAGCCGGTGGAGTACCCGCCGATTCCGTTCTTCAGCCCCGAGCACTTCCGCGTGGCCCGGTCCAAGGACCCCAGCCGCTACAAGCAGTTCCGTCGCGGCATTGACCAGCTCGAGCACGAAGGCATCATCCAGGTGCTCCGTTCGGACCGGCGCGGAGACCAGGCTCCCGTGCTGGCCGCCGTGGGCCCCATGCAGTTCGAGGTGGTGGAGGACCGCATGACGCAGGACTTCAACGCCCCCATGCGCTACGAGCAGCTCTCCTACTCGCTGGCCAGGATCACCACTGCCGACGCAGCCGAGATCCTGTCCAACGTGCACGGCGCCGAGGTCCTGGTGCGGACGGACGGCGCGCATGTGGCTGTCTTCAACGACATCTGGGCGCTGCGCCGGGTGGAAAAGAACCACCCCGAGGTGTCGCTGACCGTCATCGGTACGGAATCCCCCAACAGCCGCGGTTACTAG